One Salmo salar chromosome ssa01, Ssal_v3.1, whole genome shotgun sequence DNA window includes the following coding sequences:
- the LOC106561792 gene encoding follistatin-A isoform X2: protein MFRMLQTPQLRQGVIALFMWFTHFMEDHKVQAGNCWLQQGKNGRCQVLYMSGMTREDCCRSGRLGTAWTEEDVPNSTLFRWMIFNGGAPNCIPCKETCDSVDCGPGKRCKMNKRNKPRCVCAPDCSNITGQGSVCGSDGKSYRDECTMLRARCRNHPNLEVQYHGRCRKTCHGVRCPGSASCVVDQTNNAYCVTCNHQCPEVTSPDQYLCGNDGVVYASSCHLRRATCILGRSIGVAYEGKCIDARSCEDIVCRGAKSCLWDEASGRGRCSVCDEACPDSRQAESVCASDNNTYPSECSMRQAACAQQRLLEVKHSGSCNCKYTIRNFEEEEDEEEEEKEQEY from the exons ATGTTTAGGATGCTACAAACACCGCAGCTCCGCCAAGGCGTGATTGCGCTTTTCATGTGGTTCACTCACTTTATGGAGGACCACAAAGTCCAGG CCGGTAACTGCTGGTTGCAGCAGGGTAAGAACGGCCGGTGCCAGGTGCTCTACATGTCCGGGATGACCCGGGAGGACTGCTGCCGGAGTGGTCGTCTGGGCACGGCATGGACCGAGGAAGACGTGCCCAACAGCACGCTGTTCCGGTGGATGATCTTCAATGGAGGCGCGCCTAATTGCATACCTTGTAAAG AAACATGCGACAGCGTCGACTGTGGTCCTGGGAAGAGATGCAAGATGAACAAGAGGAACAagcctaggtgtgtgtgtgctccagacTGCTCCAACATCACAGGGCAGGGGTCCGTCTGTGGGTCCGATGGAAAGTCCTACAGGGACGAGTGTACCATGCTCAGGGCCCGATGCAGAAACCATCCCAACCTGGAGGTCCAGTACCACGGGCGCTGCCGCA AGACATGTCATGGAGTCCGCTGTCCCGGTAGCGCGTCGTGTGTCGTGGACCAGACGAATAACGCCTACTGTGTGACATGTAATCACCAGTGTCCAGAGGTGACGTCACCAGACCAGTACCTGTGTGGGAACGATGGTGTTGTTTACGCCAGCTCCTGCCACCTGAGGAGAGCCACGTGCATCTTGGGAAGGTCCATTGGTGTGGCCTACGAAGGGAAATGCATTG aCGCCAGGTCATGTGAGGACATTGTGTGTCGGGGAGCAAAGAGTTGTCTGTGGGATGAAGCGAGTGGCCGCGGACGCTGCTCCGTGTGTGACGAAGCGTGTCCAGATAGTCGGCAAGCCGAGAGTGTGTGCGCCAGTGACAACAACACCTACCCCAGCGAGTGTTCCATGAGGCAGGCCGCCTGTGCTCAGCAGCGCCTCCTGGAGGTCAAACACTCAGGATCCTGCAACTGTAAGTATACG ATACGGAActttgaggaagaggaggatgaagaagaggaggaaaaagAGCAGGAATACTAA
- the LOC106561792 gene encoding follistatin-A isoform X1: MFRMLQTPQLRQGVIALFMWFTHFMEDHKVQAGNCWLQQGKNGRCQVLYMSGMTREDCCRSGRLGTAWTEEDVPNSTLFRWMIFNGGAPNCIPCKETCDSVDCGPGKRCKMNKRNKPRCVCAPDCSNITGQGSVCGSDGKSYRDECTMLRARCRNHPNLEVQYHGRCRKTCHGVRCPGSASCVVDQTNNAYCVTCNHQCPEVTSPDQYLCGNDGVVYASSCHLRRATCILGRSIGVAYEGKCIDARSCEDIVCRGAKSCLWDEASGRGRCSVCDEACPDSRQAESVCASDNNTYPSECSMRQAACAQQRLLEVKHSGSCNCLNQI, from the exons ATGTTTAGGATGCTACAAACACCGCAGCTCCGCCAAGGCGTGATTGCGCTTTTCATGTGGTTCACTCACTTTATGGAGGACCACAAAGTCCAGG CCGGTAACTGCTGGTTGCAGCAGGGTAAGAACGGCCGGTGCCAGGTGCTCTACATGTCCGGGATGACCCGGGAGGACTGCTGCCGGAGTGGTCGTCTGGGCACGGCATGGACCGAGGAAGACGTGCCCAACAGCACGCTGTTCCGGTGGATGATCTTCAATGGAGGCGCGCCTAATTGCATACCTTGTAAAG AAACATGCGACAGCGTCGACTGTGGTCCTGGGAAGAGATGCAAGATGAACAAGAGGAACAagcctaggtgtgtgtgtgctccagacTGCTCCAACATCACAGGGCAGGGGTCCGTCTGTGGGTCCGATGGAAAGTCCTACAGGGACGAGTGTACCATGCTCAGGGCCCGATGCAGAAACCATCCCAACCTGGAGGTCCAGTACCACGGGCGCTGCCGCA AGACATGTCATGGAGTCCGCTGTCCCGGTAGCGCGTCGTGTGTCGTGGACCAGACGAATAACGCCTACTGTGTGACATGTAATCACCAGTGTCCAGAGGTGACGTCACCAGACCAGTACCTGTGTGGGAACGATGGTGTTGTTTACGCCAGCTCCTGCCACCTGAGGAGAGCCACGTGCATCTTGGGAAGGTCCATTGGTGTGGCCTACGAAGGGAAATGCATTG aCGCCAGGTCATGTGAGGACATTGTGTGTCGGGGAGCAAAGAGTTGTCTGTGGGATGAAGCGAGTGGCCGCGGACGCTGCTCCGTGTGTGACGAAGCGTGTCCAGATAGTCGGCAAGCCGAGAGTGTGTGCGCCAGTGACAACAACACCTACCCCAGCGAGTGTTCCATGAGGCAGGCCGCCTGTGCTCAGCAGCGCCTCCTGGAGGTCAAACACTCAGGATCCTGCAACT GTTTAAACCAGATTTAA
- the mocs2 gene encoding molybdopterin synthase sulfur carrier subunit, translating into MTTEVSVFYFAKSAELTGLKSETIRVASELTTVELWQDLVSRHPRLSAVRDSVVLAVRQEYLALGDVRVSLRDGDEVAVIPPLSGG; encoded by the exons ATGACTACCGAG GTGTCAGTGTTCTATTTCGCCAAAAGTGCCGAGTTGACGGGACTCAAATCAGAGACGATCAGGGTCGCCTCAGAACTGACGACCGTCGAGCTGTGGCAAGACCTTGTCAGCAGACACCCCAG ACTATCTGCTGTGCGCGATTCAGTTGTTTTGGCTGTGCGACAGGAGTACCTGGCCCTTGGGGACGTGCGTGTGAGCCTTAGGGACGGGGATGAGGTTGCTGTCATTCCGCCATTGAGTGGAGGATAA
- the LOC106561814 gene encoding molybdopterin synthase catalytic subunit: MAEAEGDPRDLVKLTHDKLSVDTVSDSVTCPSCGAISIFIGTTRNSFEGMKVVQLEYEAYIPMAESELRKIYADIRARWPTVRHICVHHRLGVVPVTEASVIIGISSPHRRDSLEAVQYCIDTLKGTVPIWKKEVYEADESCWKENKECQWT; encoded by the exons ATGGCTGAGGCGGAAGGGGATCCCAGGGATCTCGTTAAACTGACACATGACAAACTCTCTGTGGACACAGTGTCCGACTCTGTCACCTGCCCTTCCTGTGGAGCCATCTCCATCTTCATAG GGACGACGAGGAACAGTTTCGAAGGGATGAAAGTGGTGCAGCTGGAGTATGAAGCCTACATCCCCATGGCCGAATCAGAACTCAGGAAGATATACGCTGACATCAGGGCAAGATGGCCGACTGTCAGGCACATCTGTGTTCATCATCGACTGGG GGTGGTGCCTGTGACTGAGGCCAGTGTGATCATCGGCATCTCATCTCCTCACCGACGGGACTCTCTGGAGGCAGTGCAGTACTGTATAGATACCCTGAAAGGCACCGTgcccatatggaagaag GAGGTGTATGAAGCTGACGAGTCCTGTTGGAAAGAGAACAAAGAGTGCCAGTGGACATGA